In Nocardia yunnanensis, one DNA window encodes the following:
- a CDS encoding class I SAM-dependent methyltransferase produces the protein MRVGQLSRTALGAARARALHQTSDEPRIFTDPVAVALAGAVDDAAGEVSAGKDVPDEARLFLAMRHRFAEDALAARAGEFGQVVVLGAGLDTFGVRNPYPHLTVYEVDHPDTQAWKRGRLAHAGIAVPDGLRFVACDFENDDLASELRAQGFDATIPTFFIWLGVVQYLTGEAVDATLSFIAELPAPAQVVIDYSEPPSALPPQRRAVVEMLSTIMAGIGEPWLSLFTRDEIADKLTGFGYSEVEDLDWTAMLARYAPASTAADQVGGHVLRAAHAGRAARATAP, from the coding sequence ATGCGGGTGGGTCAGCTGAGCCGGACCGCGCTGGGCGCCGCCCGCGCCCGGGCACTGCACCAAACGTCGGACGAGCCGAGGATTTTCACCGATCCGGTGGCCGTCGCTCTCGCCGGGGCCGTCGACGACGCCGCGGGCGAGGTGTCCGCGGGCAAGGATGTGCCCGACGAGGCGCGTCTGTTCCTGGCCATGCGGCATCGCTTCGCCGAGGACGCGCTGGCCGCGCGCGCCGGCGAGTTCGGTCAGGTGGTGGTGCTGGGCGCCGGACTGGACACGTTCGGGGTGCGCAACCCGTACCCGCACCTCACCGTCTACGAGGTAGACCATCCCGATACGCAAGCCTGGAAGCGCGGACGCCTCGCGCACGCCGGGATCGCGGTGCCCGACGGGCTGCGCTTCGTCGCCTGCGACTTCGAAAACGACGACCTGGCAAGCGAATTGCGCGCGCAGGGCTTCGACGCCACGATTCCGACGTTCTTCATCTGGCTGGGTGTCGTGCAATACCTCACCGGGGAGGCCGTCGACGCCACGCTGAGCTTCATCGCCGAACTCCCCGCACCCGCGCAGGTCGTGATCGACTACAGCGAACCCCCGTCGGCGCTACCGCCGCAGCGCCGCGCGGTGGTGGAGATGCTCTCGACCATCATGGCCGGCATCGGGGAGCCGTGGCTGTCGCTGTTCACCCGTGACGAAATCGCCGACAAGCTCACCGGTTTCGGCTATTCCGAGGTCGAGGACCTGGACTGGACCGCCATGCTCGCCCGCTACGCGCCGGCCAGCACCGCCGCCGACCAGGTCGGCGGCCATGTCCTGCGCGCGGCGCATGCCGGCCGGGCGGCGCGCGCCACCGCGCCGTGA